From a region of the Candidatus Eremiobacterota bacterium genome:
- a CDS encoding S41 family peptidase produces MKRKLMFFLLWLLVGVTGFLVGTRLSSPGDTKGVAPSKPLVNAASTQASKITVSMGENDLESVFQVDITVVDKALQMLKEEYIDDINSRKLLSGALEGLRKRVASHKLKTDMIKPLPQGTNEKEQLNTLKKTYSQLLALYGGKVKEADLAYGALIGMMDALGDPYSVALEPKEYSLLNEQMSGGNYGGAGVYIELSKKSGNQLTVVEPIEGSPAEKAGLKPGDIIKKINGLSTKGIDLEVAAQRIRGEVGSTLVLTIERKGGALKDYRMKRDFIHVSSVTSEMKPGNIGYVRIRFFGNETDGEFAKALEQVRTQGGKGLILDLRNNGGGYISAAIDVCSKILQSGTLVVSVVNHRTGRSEVHKAYGYEQITMPMVVLVNDLSASAAEITAGAIKDTNTGILVGVRTFGKGSVQSIHELRDGGALKYTIAKYLTPKGTDINKKGIIPDVQVEMNPDKVGGTGDLQLQKALTIIKAKLKETCRS; encoded by the coding sequence GTGAAACGAAAGCTCATGTTTTTTCTCCTGTGGCTCCTCGTGGGAGTCACAGGATTTCTCGTGGGGACAAGGCTCAGCTCGCCCGGCGACACCAAAGGGGTGGCGCCCTCAAAACCACTGGTGAATGCCGCCAGCACCCAGGCATCGAAGATCACTGTCTCCATGGGAGAAAATGACCTGGAATCGGTATTCCAGGTAGATATCACCGTGGTGGACAAGGCCCTCCAGATGCTCAAGGAAGAGTACATCGATGACATCAATTCACGGAAGCTGTTAAGCGGTGCACTTGAAGGCCTCAGGAAGAGGGTGGCCTCGCACAAGCTCAAGACCGATATGATAAAGCCCCTCCCCCAGGGAACAAATGAAAAGGAGCAGCTCAATACACTGAAAAAGACTTACTCACAGCTTCTTGCACTCTACGGGGGAAAGGTCAAGGAGGCTGACCTGGCTTACGGGGCCCTCATCGGGATGATGGATGCCCTGGGTGATCCTTACTCGGTGGCCCTCGAACCGAAGGAGTACAGCCTGCTGAACGAGCAGATGAGCGGCGGGAATTATGGCGGCGCCGGCGTTTACATAGAGCTCTCCAAGAAGAGCGGGAACCAGCTCACGGTGGTGGAGCCCATCGAGGGGAGCCCTGCAGAGAAGGCAGGTTTGAAACCCGGTGACATCATAAAGAAAATCAACGGCCTCTCCACAAAGGGCATTGATCTCGAGGTGGCAGCCCAGAGAATCAGGGGGGAAGTGGGATCGACCCTTGTTCTCACCATAGAGCGGAAAGGCGGCGCCCTCAAAGACTACCGCATGAAGCGCGACTTTATCCATGTGTCGAGCGTCACTTCGGAAATGAAGCCTGGGAATATCGGGTATGTAAGAATAAGGTTTTTTGGCAATGAGACTGACGGTGAGTTCGCCAAGGCCCTGGAGCAGGTCAGGACCCAGGGGGGCAAGGGACTCATACTCGATCTGAGAAACAACGGGGGCGGGTATATATCGGCGGCCATTGATGTATGCAGCAAGATACTTCAGAGCGGAACCCTTGTCGTGTCAGTGGTGAACCACAGGACAGGCCGCTCCGAAGTCCATAAGGCCTATGGCTACGAGCAGATCACGATGCCTATGGTGGTCCTGGTAAATGACCTCTCGGCAAGCGCCGCGGAGATCACGGCGGGGGCCATCAAGGACACCAACACAGGGATACTTGTGGGAGTGAGGACCTTCGGCAAGGGAAGCGTGCAGTCCATTCATGAGCTCCGTGACGGCGGCGCCCTCAAGTACACCATTGCAAAGTACCTCACGCCTAAAGGCACCGATATCAACAAGAAGGGGATAATACCTGATGTGCAGGTGGAAATGAATCCCGACAAGGTGGGAGGCACAGGCGATCTGCAGCTGCAGAAAGCCCTTACCATCATCAAGGCGAAGCTCAAAGAAACCTGCAGATCCTGA